One Edaphobacter lichenicola DNA window includes the following coding sequences:
- the tmk gene encoding dTMP kinase, with the protein MPRGYFITFEGLDGSGKTTQLRRLATSLESKGRTVVTLRQPGGTALGDRIRSILLDSRSEAALGPIAPAAEMSLMFADRAQSIAEVILPALAAGSIILCDRYTDSSEAYQGGGRQLGSQRILAMHAAACDNLQPDLTLLLLPSLESSLRRARRRNQRHVEKQGTDENRFERESDDFYRRIYEKYEEIAAREPHRVAVIRDDASIDHIEEIIRDIVLSRLDAAEA; encoded by the coding sequence ATGCCGCGCGGATATTTCATCACCTTCGAAGGCCTCGACGGCTCCGGAAAGACCACTCAACTACGCCGCCTGGCCACCTCGCTCGAGTCCAAAGGCCGCACCGTCGTCACCCTCCGCCAGCCCGGCGGCACTGCCCTCGGCGACCGCATCCGCAGCATCCTGCTCGACTCCCGCTCCGAAGCCGCCCTCGGCCCCATCGCCCCCGCCGCCGAGATGTCCCTCATGTTCGCCGACCGTGCCCAGTCCATCGCCGAGGTCATTCTCCCCGCCCTCGCCGCCGGCTCCATCATCCTCTGCGACCGCTACACCGACTCCTCCGAGGCCTATCAAGGCGGAGGCCGCCAGCTAGGCAGCCAGCGCATCCTAGCCATGCACGCCGCCGCCTGCGACAACCTCCAGCCCGACCTCACCCTCCTCCTCCTCCCCTCGCTCGAGTCCTCCCTTCGCCGCGCCCGCCGCCGCAACCAGCGCCACGTCGAAAAGCAAGGCACCGACGAAAACCGCTTCGAGCGCGAGTCCGACGACTTCTATCGCCGCATCTACGAGAAGTACGAAGAGATCGCCGCCCGCGAGCCCCACCGCGTCGCCGTCATCCGCGACGACGCCTCCATCGACCACATCGAAGAGATCATCCGCGACATCGTCCTCTCCCGACTCGACGCCGCCGAAGCCTGA
- a CDS encoding cytochrome P450 translates to MTTPPLTLEAPPEPVSSNTGRMPPGLKRSLPFYAFKPWVKLGSPILLFEHLLKTYGNIACYRFLGTPIVFINDPEYIREILVTQAASFVKERTVRRMKVLLGEGLITSDDPIHMRQRKIAAPAFHRQRIAAYGDQIVACAAHQSETWQQESPSGQPIDISAASMKLSLEIVARTLFNTEVTADIRSINDEVNTIMDLYNFIVAFPKIESFLHLPIPGIIKFRRSKGRLDAVVDRLIREHREAAARGEPDRGDLLSMLLASKYESDDPTQQTGMSDEQVRDEVLTIFLAGYETVANGLAWTWYLLSQNPAIEARLHAELDAVLGTGATQRLPTLPDYPALRYTEQVFAESMRLYPPAWAMGRMSTKPIILGPYTIPSGAHFFFSQYIMGRDPQYFPDPLRFDPDRFTPENKAARAKFAYFPFGGGSRQCIGESFAWMEGVFSIATIAQRWRMIYLGSTPPEVQAKITLRPRDPLVMQLIPR, encoded by the coding sequence ATGACCACCCCTCCCCTCACCCTCGAAGCTCCCCCAGAACCGGTCAGCAGCAACACGGGACGCATGCCACCAGGCCTCAAGCGCTCCCTCCCCTTCTACGCCTTCAAGCCCTGGGTCAAACTAGGCAGCCCCATCCTCCTCTTCGAGCACCTCCTCAAAACCTACGGCAACATCGCCTGCTACCGCTTCCTCGGCACTCCCATCGTCTTTATCAACGACCCCGAGTACATCCGCGAGATCCTCGTCACCCAGGCCGCCAGCTTCGTCAAAGAGCGCACCGTCCGCCGCATGAAAGTCCTCCTCGGCGAAGGCCTCATCACCTCCGACGATCCCATCCACATGCGTCAGCGTAAGATCGCCGCGCCAGCCTTCCATCGCCAGCGCATCGCCGCCTATGGCGACCAGATCGTAGCCTGCGCCGCCCACCAGAGCGAAACCTGGCAGCAGGAATCTCCCTCCGGCCAGCCAATCGACATCTCAGCCGCCAGCATGAAGCTGTCCCTCGAAATCGTCGCCCGCACGCTCTTCAACACCGAGGTCACCGCCGACATTCGCAGCATCAACGACGAGGTCAACACCATCATGGACCTCTACAACTTCATCGTCGCCTTCCCCAAGATCGAATCCTTCCTCCACCTGCCCATTCCCGGCATCATAAAGTTTCGCCGCTCCAAAGGCCGCCTGGACGCAGTAGTAGACCGCCTCATCCGCGAGCATCGCGAAGCCGCCGCCCGCGGTGAACCAGATCGCGGAGATCTCCTCTCCATGCTCCTGGCCAGCAAGTACGAGTCCGACGACCCCACCCAGCAAACCGGCATGTCCGACGAGCAGGTCCGCGACGAAGTCCTCACCATCTTCCTCGCCGGCTACGAAACCGTAGCCAACGGCCTCGCCTGGACCTGGTATCTCCTCAGCCAGAATCCCGCCATCGAAGCCAGACTCCACGCCGAACTAGACGCAGTCCTAGGCACCGGCGCCACCCAACGCCTCCCCACACTCCCCGACTACCCCGCCCTCCGCTACACCGAACAAGTCTTCGCTGAATCCATGCGCCTCTACCCGCCCGCCTGGGCGATGGGCCGCATGTCCACCAAGCCCATCATCCTTGGCCCCTACACCATCCCCTCCGGCGCACACTTCTTCTTCAGCCAATACATCATGGGCCGCGACCCGCAGTACTTCCCCGACCCACTCCGCTTCGACCCCGACCGCTTCACCCCGGAGAATAAAGCCGCCCGCGCCAAATTCGCCTACTTCCCCTTCGGCGGAGGCAGCCGCCAGTGCATCGGCGAGAGCTTCGCCTGGATGGAGGGTGTCTTCAGCATCGCCACCATCGCCCAGCGCTGGCGCATGATCTACCTCGGCTCGACACCGCCAGAGGTCCAGGCCAAGATAACCCTCCGCCCCCGCGACCCGCTCGTGATGCAGCTAATCCCCCGCTAA
- a CDS encoding TOBE domain-containing protein, translating into MKTSARNMLAGTISKITKGAVNSEVLLRTAGGDEVAAIITNGSVDAMGLKDGMKAYALVKASWIILGKELDKSRISTRNILCGVVESIHEGSVNDEVSIKLPGGELLTGVITDGSLHRLELHIGERVCAAFKASSVIVAVD; encoded by the coding sequence ATGAAGACGAGCGCGCGGAATATGTTGGCGGGAACGATCAGCAAGATTACGAAGGGTGCTGTGAACTCCGAGGTGCTGTTGAGGACTGCGGGTGGGGATGAGGTTGCCGCGATCATTACCAATGGCAGCGTGGATGCCATGGGTTTGAAGGATGGGATGAAGGCCTATGCGCTGGTGAAGGCGAGTTGGATCATCCTGGGGAAGGAGTTGGATAAGAGCAGGATCAGCACGCGGAATATTCTTTGTGGTGTGGTGGAGAGTATTCATGAGGGGAGCGTGAATGATGAGGTTTCGATCAAGCTGCCAGGTGGGGAGTTGCTGACCGGTGTGATTACTGATGGGAGTTTGCACCGGTTGGAGTTACATATAGGCGAGAGGGTTTGTGCGGCGTTCAAGGCTTCGAGTGTGATTGTTGCTGTGGATTGA
- a CDS encoding CAP domain-containing protein, giving the protein MQKASQARSLALLALTLAAPLAVAQTAPSRAEQTILQLTNQTRAAHNLPPIHWDSDLARAARVHAQRVLREPGELEHQYPGEPDMTTRGAQAGAHFTTIAENLGRAPDPITLHQTWMSSPTHRANILDPNLDALGIAVIPGPGGLLIAVEDFSHSAPVQSFDGLESRVTQNLQSHGIAPAPSNADAHQTCTMPRGTAGSPRLVVQWDGPDPTILPDALLHAISTGQYTTAEVAVCPSKQPNPQFTTYNVAVLLY; this is encoded by the coding sequence ATGCAAAAAGCAAGCCAAGCACGAAGCCTCGCCCTCCTCGCACTAACCCTCGCAGCCCCACTCGCCGTCGCCCAAACCGCTCCCTCCCGGGCCGAGCAAACCATCCTCCAGCTCACCAATCAAACCCGAGCCGCCCACAACCTCCCGCCCATCCACTGGGACAGCGACCTCGCCCGCGCCGCCAGAGTCCACGCCCAGCGAGTCCTGCGCGAACCAGGCGAGTTAGAGCACCAATACCCAGGCGAGCCCGACATGACCACCCGCGGCGCCCAGGCCGGAGCCCACTTCACCACCATCGCCGAAAACCTCGGCCGCGCTCCTGACCCCATCACCCTCCATCAAACCTGGATGAGCTCCCCGACCCATCGCGCCAACATCCTCGATCCCAATCTCGACGCCCTAGGCATCGCCGTCATCCCAGGCCCGGGCGGCCTCCTCATCGCCGTCGAGGACTTCTCCCACAGCGCTCCCGTCCAGTCCTTCGACGGCCTCGAAAGTCGCGTAACCCAGAACCTCCAATCCCACGGCATCGCCCCCGCTCCCTCTAACGCCGACGCGCACCAGACCTGCACCATGCCACGCGGCACAGCAGGCTCGCCAAGACTAGTCGTCCAGTGGGACGGCCCCGACCCCACCATCCTTCCCGACGCTCTCCTCCACGCCATCTCCACCGGCCAGTACACCACCGCCGAAGTAGCCGTCTGCCCCAGCAAACAACCCAACCCTCAATTCACCACCTACAACGTTGCGGTGCTCCTCTACTAA
- a CDS encoding carbohydrate porin, which yields MGARKYVRKVVLLVLLGAATALVGQSTNQVRAGATDETSQYQPQAEPPLERPLPQFAQMLDSASAALGKVPADPLLESDPLGFVTRAADMGGRWLELSSRLRFGATYTFLNQYATVVPDTARRHDQLSGRLDFTGNWSVYDHESTAGSIGLLVRSGTNIGMSQQWNLSDQMGSGIFLNCLQGGGAQRPITVNILYWRQDFMHKRLSFYVGKLHPNQYVSLSFYNNDERTQFLNGENDGNLAIASDGTYAGGGAVDFQMTHHFYLHALAIDTVGAQQTNIKTLADKKYLEGVEFGWFDGAPGSRYLNIRVGVWRDDTKNLGSGHGVGIGLDHEFSNGWAPFGRYGFATETGTAIRQTDTLGLTNVRPFGRRGDMFGAAFNYIQPNHTGKRHESIFETFYRIRLTKSMEVGPDVQVSINPMYAAKAYTSVLLNARMRIIF from the coding sequence GTGGGCGCCAGGAAGTACGTGCGGAAGGTCGTCTTGTTGGTCCTGCTGGGAGCTGCCACTGCTCTCGTTGGGCAAAGTACGAACCAAGTCAGGGCTGGAGCAACCGATGAGACCAGCCAGTATCAGCCACAGGCCGAACCTCCGCTTGAGAGACCGCTGCCGCAGTTCGCGCAGATGCTCGATTCCGCTTCAGCGGCGTTGGGCAAGGTGCCGGCGGATCCGCTCCTGGAGAGCGATCCGCTTGGGTTTGTTACGCGAGCGGCGGATATGGGGGGACGGTGGCTGGAGCTCTCTTCGCGCCTGAGATTTGGAGCGACGTATACGTTTCTGAATCAGTATGCGACGGTGGTTCCCGATACGGCGCGGCGACATGACCAGTTGAGCGGGCGGCTGGACTTTACGGGGAACTGGTCGGTCTATGACCACGAGAGTACGGCTGGTTCGATTGGGCTGCTGGTACGTTCGGGTACGAATATCGGGATGAGTCAACAGTGGAACCTGAGCGATCAGATGGGCTCGGGAATCTTTTTGAACTGCCTGCAGGGGGGTGGGGCGCAGCGGCCGATTACGGTGAACATCCTTTATTGGCGGCAGGATTTTATGCACAAGAGGCTGTCGTTTTATGTGGGCAAGCTGCACCCGAATCAGTACGTCAGCCTTAGTTTTTACAACAACGATGAGAGAACGCAGTTTCTGAATGGGGAGAACGACGGCAATCTGGCGATTGCTTCGGATGGGACGTATGCGGGTGGTGGAGCGGTTGACTTTCAGATGACGCACCATTTTTATCTGCACGCTCTGGCGATCGATACGGTGGGTGCGCAACAGACCAACATTAAAACGCTGGCGGATAAGAAATATCTGGAGGGGGTGGAGTTCGGATGGTTTGATGGTGCGCCTGGGAGTCGATATCTAAACATTCGCGTCGGCGTGTGGCGTGACGATACGAAGAATCTGGGCAGCGGGCACGGGGTAGGCATTGGCTTAGATCATGAGTTTTCGAATGGCTGGGCGCCGTTTGGCCGATATGGTTTTGCGACGGAGACGGGAACGGCGATCCGGCAGACCGATACGCTGGGACTGACGAACGTTCGTCCGTTTGGCCGGCGGGGCGATATGTTCGGCGCGGCGTTCAACTACATTCAGCCGAATCATACGGGGAAGCGGCATGAGAGTATCTTCGAGACGTTCTATCGGATCAGGTTGACCAAGAGCATGGAGGTTGGCCCTGATGTGCAGGTGTCGATTAACCCGATGTACGCGGCGAAGGCTTACACGAGTGTGCTGCTGAATGCTCGGATGCGGATTATTTTTTAA
- a CDS encoding DNA polymerase III subunit yields MTAQTALPATFNDFLGNSTAIEHLRTAIAAGRLPHSLILAGPNGAGKYTLALMLAMAVECERQPRDLWSNGQSLASFCGVCHNCTRIASVANLEDEVEKAVAIREELKTEADRKDTRVLVQPHPDVLIVPPDPPQLLIKLGQIRTVIQRSHYLPNEAPRKIFILTAANMMKEAANSLLKVLEEPPATVHIIILAENPGELLPTIRSRCATVRLGALPVEEIEMLLTDRRPDIPPKQRTLIARLAQGAAGKALSFDLEAYTASRADALVFLRNAAAANSGSAEPDHTALFKTTETYRAGAEGQQKTSALLRSLSLLLEDLLLLGAGTPELVRNTDLRPELDRLSSTLSFAWIESASRALDQVQSGLRRNLLRSLSLDAFAGQLTAGQLTAR; encoded by the coding sequence GTGACCGCACAAACCGCTCTCCCCGCCACCTTCAACGACTTCCTCGGCAACAGCACCGCCATCGAGCACCTCCGCACCGCCATCGCCGCCGGCCGCCTCCCCCACTCCCTCATCCTCGCCGGCCCCAACGGAGCAGGAAAGTACACCCTCGCCCTCATGCTCGCCATGGCCGTCGAGTGCGAACGCCAGCCGCGCGATCTCTGGTCCAACGGCCAATCCCTCGCCAGCTTCTGCGGCGTCTGTCACAACTGCACCCGCATCGCGTCCGTCGCCAACCTCGAAGACGAGGTCGAAAAAGCCGTAGCCATCCGCGAAGAGCTCAAGACCGAAGCCGACAGGAAAGACACCCGCGTCCTCGTGCAGCCGCACCCCGACGTCCTCATCGTTCCACCCGATCCGCCCCAGCTCCTCATCAAGCTCGGCCAGATCCGCACCGTCATCCAGCGCTCCCACTACCTCCCCAACGAAGCCCCGCGCAAGATCTTCATCCTCACTGCCGCGAACATGATGAAGGAGGCCGCCAACTCCCTGCTCAAGGTCCTCGAAGAACCACCCGCGACGGTCCACATCATCATCCTCGCCGAGAACCCCGGCGAACTCCTCCCCACCATTCGCTCCCGCTGCGCCACCGTCCGCTTAGGTGCACTGCCCGTCGAAGAGATCGAGATGCTCCTCACCGACCGCCGCCCCGACATACCGCCAAAGCAGCGCACCCTCATCGCACGCCTCGCCCAGGGAGCCGCCGGCAAGGCCCTCAGCTTCGACCTCGAAGCCTATACCGCCTCCCGCGCCGACGCACTCGTCTTCCTGCGCAACGCCGCCGCCGCCAACTCCGGCTCCGCAGAGCCTGATCACACCGCCCTCTTCAAGACGACCGAGACCTACCGCGCCGGAGCCGAAGGCCAACAAAAAACCTCAGCCCTCCTCCGCAGCCTCTCCCTCCTCCTCGAAGATCTCCTCCTCCTCGGCGCAGGCACTCCCGAGCTCGTCCGCAACACCGACCTGCGCCCCGAACTCGACCGCCTCAGCAGCACCCTCAGCTTCGCTTGGATCGAATCCGCCTCCCGCGCTCTCGACCAGGTACAGAGCGGATTGCGCCGCAACCTCCTTCGCAGCCTCTCCCTCGACGCCTTCGCCGGCCAGCTCACAGCCGGGCAGCTCACAGCAAGATGA
- a CDS encoding L-threonylcarbamoyladenylate synthase — MTQPIPMSQPIPQRTPQRTPERTTARLTSSPQDIARAAEILRLGGTVAFPTETVYGLGANALDASAVERIFQAKDRPHWDPLIVHVSNRAMLDEVATVSAKAERLLEAFWPGPLTLLLPRTKKISDAVTAGRPLVGVRMPAHPLAHALLEAAGVPLAAPSANRFGRISPTTAAHVLEDLNHRIDAILDGGATTVGVESTVLDPNQTPMILYRPGAITAAMLQPIAGPVTLYQPPQQTPSEPQSLPSPGVGIRHYAPRAQLILVDSESDLQSQLVATQATANNLIGVMLPQGWAIPNTSLEVFPWNSIEDPTALAQTLFAGLRDLDARGVAIILCPMPKPEGLGLAIRDRLKKAAKSK; from the coding sequence ATGACCCAACCCATCCCGATGAGCCAGCCAATCCCACAACGAACCCCACAGCGAACCCCAGAACGAACCACCGCCCGCCTCACCTCCAGCCCACAGGACATCGCCCGCGCCGCCGAGATCCTGCGCCTCGGAGGCACCGTAGCCTTCCCCACCGAGACCGTCTACGGCCTCGGTGCCAACGCACTCGACGCCTCTGCAGTCGAGCGCATCTTCCAGGCAAAAGACCGCCCCCACTGGGACCCCCTCATCGTCCACGTCAGCAACCGCGCCATGCTCGACGAAGTCGCCACCGTCTCCGCAAAAGCAGAGCGCCTCCTCGAAGCCTTCTGGCCCGGCCCCCTCACCCTCCTCCTGCCGCGCACCAAAAAAATCTCAGACGCCGTCACCGCGGGCCGTCCCCTCGTAGGCGTCCGCATGCCCGCCCATCCCCTCGCCCACGCGCTCCTAGAAGCCGCAGGCGTCCCCCTCGCCGCCCCCAGCGCCAACCGCTTCGGCCGCATCAGCCCCACCACCGCAGCCCACGTACTCGAGGATCTCAACCACCGCATCGACGCCATCCTCGACGGCGGCGCAACCACAGTAGGCGTCGAATCCACCGTCCTCGATCCCAACCAGACGCCGATGATCCTCTACCGCCCCGGCGCCATCACCGCAGCGATGCTCCAACCCATTGCGGGCCCAGTCACTCTCTATCAACCCCCGCAGCAGACACCCTCCGAACCCCAAAGCCTCCCATCCCCCGGCGTCGGCATCCGCCACTACGCCCCCCGCGCCCAGCTCATCCTGGTCGACAGCGAATCCGACCTGCAGTCCCAGCTAGTGGCCACTCAAGCAACAGCAAATAATCTCATCGGCGTAATGCTCCCCCAGGGATGGGCCATCCCCAACACCTCGTTAGAAGTCTTTCCCTGGAATTCCATCGAAGATCCCACAGCCCTCGCCCAGACACTCTTCGCCGGCCTGCGCGACCTCGACGCCCGCGGCGTAGCCATCATCCTCTGCCCCATGCCCAAACCCGAAGGCCTCGGCCTCGCCATCCGCGACCGCCTGAAAAAAGCCGCAAAATCAAAGTAG
- a CDS encoding class IV adenylate cyclase — MQNSEIELKFPVPDPEALQARLSQLSFHLVTPRTFEHNTLYDTPNRDLRALKQILRLRQYGSLCTLTHKRLPDQQDPVDTTRYKIRVETETTVAEPEAMAEIFKQLGYLPAFVYEKYRTEWSHSAGPDEITAHLVLDETPIGTYAELEGPTAWIDETLAALNIDPATCLTDSYGKLFLDWKQRTSSPAENLTFAEVTSPVLSLR, encoded by the coding sequence ATGCAGAACTCTGAGATCGAACTCAAGTTCCCCGTCCCCGATCCAGAAGCTCTCCAGGCCCGCCTCTCGCAGCTAAGCTTCCACCTCGTCACTCCCCGCACCTTCGAGCACAACACCCTCTACGACACCCCCAACCGCGACCTCCGCGCCCTCAAACAGATCCTCCGCCTCCGCCAGTACGGAAGCCTCTGCACCCTCACCCACAAGCGCCTCCCCGACCAGCAGGACCCCGTCGACACCACCCGCTACAAGATCCGCGTCGAGACCGAGACCACCGTGGCCGAACCCGAAGCCATGGCCGAGATCTTCAAGCAGCTGGGCTACCTCCCAGCCTTTGTCTACGAGAAGTACCGCACCGAGTGGTCCCACTCTGCAGGCCCCGACGAGATCACCGCTCACCTCGTCCTCGACGAGACCCCCATCGGCACCTACGCCGAGCTCGAAGGCCCCACCGCCTGGATCGACGAAACCCTCGCCGCACTCAACATCGACCCGGCCACCTGCCTCACCGACAGCTACGGCAAGCTCTTTCTCGACTGGAAGCAGCGCACCTCGAGCCCCGCGGAAAATCTCACCTTCGCCGAAGTAACCTCCCCCGTCCTGTCTCTCCGCTAA
- a CDS encoding energy transducer TonB, producing MAIPLRSSRPLLLAGSVALCVGTAFAGNVHRAIVSRTNPSYPELAKRMHVGGKVILLVTIQADGTVSATKVESGHALLAPAAQDAVTHWRFAPNSDATESEIEVNFNLEQ from the coding sequence TTGGCAATCCCACTTCGCTCTTCGCGCCCCCTTCTTCTTGCCGGAAGCGTCGCCCTCTGCGTTGGCACTGCCTTCGCAGGCAACGTTCATCGCGCAATCGTCTCCCGCACCAACCCCTCCTACCCCGAACTGGCGAAACGCATGCACGTAGGCGGCAAGGTCATCCTCCTCGTCACCATTCAGGCGGACGGAACCGTATCGGCCACCAAGGTAGAGTCCGGCCACGCTCTCCTCGCTCCCGCCGCCCAGGACGCGGTCACCCACTGGCGCTTCGCTCCGAACTCCGATGCCACCGAGTCTGAGATCGAGGTCAACTTCAACCTCGAGCAGTAG
- a CDS encoding methyl-accepting chemotaxis protein, whose product MQLQSKMFLMTGAIVATTVLSACIAHRYIGEANALSNMVTENRIPVIMSSRDIRSHFTDTVRLLESYMLFGIDATASANYRNARRTQFEQAEASLAQLHQQTSHFDLGSDAPRLIALDNDLAALKVLEEKVESLNESKTPQGSAAAYDTLQNQIIPLENTLFSNITEITQSQTRLANEEQAQLREANHFTLIVLWLGTIIASLIGISVSIYLARKITYALNMVMHRADAIASGDLSGQPLALDATDQTGALANSVQKMQSNLAGIIGTLAQTVSTITGSAATMGTASDQIHRRMDQQSQQTQQAATAMQEMSASIAEVSRHTQSAAETARSAAETAREGGTIVKQVLGSMHSIATAVSDTSATVGLLGDDSRRISQIVTVIDEIARKTNLLALNAAIEAARAGDQGRGFAVVAGEVRRLAESTAQATGEIASMIQGIQDRTLTAIASMESGTGTVQQGVITTTQAGEALERIIGMAERVDRMIAQIAIAASQQTAAADQSSASLHSIHSLSHENLTEMATTAAGIESLRTTAVTLEQQVERFSLSSAPDSRLVRVGNSPERHVTFQHA is encoded by the coding sequence ATGCAACTGCAGTCGAAGATGTTTCTGATGACTGGCGCCATTGTCGCCACTACCGTTCTCAGCGCATGTATCGCCCACCGGTACATCGGGGAGGCCAACGCTCTCTCGAACATGGTCACGGAGAATCGCATCCCCGTCATCATGTCCAGTCGCGACATCCGCTCCCACTTCACAGACACCGTTCGCCTGCTTGAGTCCTACATGCTCTTCGGCATCGACGCGACCGCTTCGGCTAACTACCGCAACGCCCGGCGCACACAGTTCGAGCAGGCCGAAGCCTCTCTGGCCCAGCTCCACCAGCAGACCTCGCACTTCGATCTGGGCTCCGATGCCCCGCGACTGATCGCCCTCGACAACGACCTCGCAGCGCTCAAGGTCCTCGAAGAGAAGGTCGAAAGCCTTAACGAATCGAAGACCCCGCAGGGCTCCGCCGCAGCCTACGACACCCTGCAGAACCAGATCATCCCTCTCGAAAACACCCTCTTCTCCAACATCACCGAGATCACGCAGTCCCAGACTCGCCTCGCCAACGAAGAGCAGGCGCAGCTCCGCGAGGCCAACCACTTCACCCTCATCGTCCTCTGGCTCGGTACCATCATCGCCTCCCTCATCGGCATCTCGGTATCGATCTATCTGGCTCGCAAGATCACCTACGCCCTGAACATGGTCATGCACCGCGCCGACGCCATCGCCTCTGGCGACCTCAGCGGCCAGCCTCTGGCTCTCGACGCCACGGACCAGACCGGAGCCCTCGCCAACTCCGTCCAGAAGATGCAGTCCAACCTCGCCGGCATCATCGGCACCCTGGCTCAAACCGTCTCCACCATCACCGGCAGCGCCGCCACTATGGGTACCGCCAGCGATCAGATCCATCGCCGCATGGACCAGCAGAGTCAGCAGACCCAGCAGGCCGCCACTGCCATGCAGGAGATGTCCGCCTCCATCGCCGAGGTCTCCCGCCACACGCAGTCCGCTGCTGAAACCGCCCGCAGCGCCGCCGAGACCGCCCGCGAAGGCGGCACCATCGTCAAGCAGGTCCTCGGTAGCATGCACTCCATCGCCACCGCCGTCAGCGACACCTCCGCCACGGTCGGCCTCCTCGGCGACGACTCGCGCCGCATCTCACAGATCGTCACCGTCATCGACGAGATCGCCCGCAAGACCAACCTGCTCGCCCTCAACGCCGCCATCGAGGCCGCCCGTGCAGGCGACCAGGGCCGCGGATTCGCCGTAGTCGCCGGAGAGGTCCGCCGCCTCGCCGAATCCACCGCGCAGGCCACCGGCGAGATCGCCAGCATGATTCAGGGCATTCAGGACCGCACCCTCACCGCCATCGCCAGCATGGAGAGCGGCACCGGAACGGTTCAGCAGGGAGTCATCACCACCACTCAGGCCGGCGAGGCCCTCGAGCGCATCATCGGCATGGCCGAACGCGTCGACCGCATGATCGCCCAAATCGCCATCGCCGCCTCCCAGCAGACCGCCGCAGCCGACCAGTCCAGCGCCAGCCTGCACTCGATCCACTCCCTCAGCCACGAAAATCTTACCGAGATGGCCACCACCGCAGCCGGAATCGAATCGCTCCGCACCACCGCCGTCACGCTCGAGCAGCAGGTCGAGCGCTTCAGCCTCAGCTCGGCCCCCGACTCAAGGCTGGTTCGCGTCGGAAACTCCCCCGAGCGTCACGTCACCTTCCAACACGCATAA
- a CDS encoding energy transducer TonB, which yields MANSLLTPPPQIDPEKQGPTLRPANAPNLNEETDGSMWSSFFANLRDAFSRSDETPLHLESRPADNDFIIEEEGVFASLLNSVRDVFFPVKLPPLVLESQPIAVVDRMKTKQNPIATTSAVVIYGLIILLIAFLLAKKVQFAAPVRMVQVTDLSVPPQAPPRAQAMGGGGGQRGPTPVTKGTPPKAADTQIVPPSKPPLVEPKIKIDPTVEMQKDIKMATSIPQIGVANSPLVGMSLGNGSGTGLGSGSGSGIGPGSGGNTGGGPKRIGGGVSAPVLIFSVEPEFSEEARKAKVAGNVLVNLWVDTNGNPSHVHVIRGVGMGLDEKAMEAVRQYKFKPAMENGRPVLVELNVEVNFQIF from the coding sequence ATGGCGAATAGTTTATTGACACCACCCCCGCAGATTGATCCGGAGAAGCAGGGCCCGACATTACGCCCGGCGAACGCGCCGAATTTGAACGAGGAGACCGATGGGTCTATGTGGTCCTCGTTCTTCGCGAACTTGCGGGATGCTTTCAGCAGGTCGGACGAAACTCCGCTGCACCTTGAGTCAAGGCCCGCTGACAACGATTTTATTATTGAGGAAGAGGGAGTCTTTGCTTCCTTGTTGAACAGCGTGCGGGATGTGTTCTTCCCGGTGAAGCTGCCGCCGCTGGTGCTGGAGTCGCAGCCGATTGCGGTTGTCGATCGGATGAAGACGAAGCAGAATCCGATTGCGACGACCTCCGCTGTCGTGATCTATGGATTGATTATTCTGCTGATCGCGTTTTTGTTGGCGAAGAAGGTTCAGTTTGCCGCTCCCGTGAGGATGGTTCAGGTGACGGACCTTTCGGTGCCGCCGCAGGCTCCGCCGAGAGCTCAGGCGATGGGTGGAGGCGGTGGACAGCGTGGGCCGACGCCGGTGACGAAGGGAACACCTCCGAAGGCTGCAGACACGCAGATTGTGCCGCCGAGCAAGCCTCCGCTGGTCGAGCCGAAGATCAAGATCGATCCGACGGTCGAGATGCAGAAAGATATCAAGATGGCGACCAGTATTCCGCAGATTGGCGTGGCGAACTCGCCGCTGGTGGGCATGTCGTTAGGAAATGGCAGCGGAACAGGACTTGGATCTGGAAGTGGATCGGGTATCGGGCCTGGGTCGGGCGGCAATACCGGTGGTGGGCCGAAGCGGATTGGCGGTGGGGTTTCGGCTCCGGTGCTGATCTTTTCGGTGGAACCGGAGTTCTCTGAAGAGGCTCGGAAGGCTAAGGTTGCTGGAAATGTTCTGGTTAACCTATGGGTCGATACGAATGGAAATCCCAGCCACGTCCATGTGATTCGCGGGGTTGGTATGGGTCTGGATGAGAAGGCGATGGAAGCTGTGAGGCAGTACAAGTTCAAGCCGGCGATGGAGAACGGTAGGCCTGTTTTGGTTGAGTTGAACGTTGAGGTTAACTTCCAGATCTTCTAG